The following proteins come from a genomic window of Miscanthus floridulus cultivar M001 chromosome 2, ASM1932011v1, whole genome shotgun sequence:
- the LOC136538308 gene encoding F-box/LRR-repeat protein At3g48880-like: protein METDCLVHVFARLDLEDLAASAPLVCRGWRRAAADPSLWRALDLRRDHLARFMPWGPLAAAFARRYAVHRFSLAGFLRLCVSRARGSAEDVELPPLLADPADEIVHISLHCPRLRRLALPQLTAGDEARLPDLIPRWPLLEHLELGTKPSSFPALAAQLALHCPGFASLKTSGAVKPEDAAALARSLPALRSLCLDRSYLPREQLLAILAGCRDLREFCARGCVGFDDKDEEVLRRGARIQRFDVGGSKLVDDLEDEFAAGGGGFCDSSDVDVIVM from the exons ATGGAGACGGACTGCCTGGTGCACGTGTTCGCGCGCCTCGACCTCGAGGACCTGGCGGCGTCGGCCCCGCTCGTGTGCCGGGGctggcgccgcgccgccgccgacccGTCCCTGTGGCGCGCGCTCGACCTGCGCCGGGACCACCTCGCGCGCTTCATGCCCTGGGGCCCCCTCGCCGCCGCCTTCGCGCGCCGCTACGCCGTCCACCGGTTCTCCCTCGCGGGCTTCCTCAGGCTCTGCGTCTCGCGAGCGCGCGGGTCCGCCGAGGACGTCGAGCTCCCGCCGCTCCTCGCCGACCCGGCCGACGAGATCGTCCACATTTCGCTCCA CTGCCCCCGGCTGCGGCGCCTGGCGCTCCCGCAGCTGACGgcgggcgacgaggcgcgcctgCCGGACCTCATCCCGCGGTGGCCGCTGCTGGAGCACCTTGAGCTGGGCACCAAGCCGTCCTCCTTCCCGGCGCTCGCCGCGCAGCTCGCGCTGCACTGCCCGGGCTTCGCCAGCCTCAAGACCTCGGGGGCCGTCAAGCCCGAGGACGCCGCGGCGCTGGCGCGGTCCCTGCCCGCGCTCCGCTCCCTCTGCCTCGACCGCTCCTACCTGCCCAGGGAACAGCTGCTCGCAATCCTCGCCGGCTGCAGGGACCTGCGGGAGTTCTGCGCGCGGGGCTGCGTCGGCTTCGACGACAAGGACGAGGAGGTGCTCAGGCGCGGGGCCAGGATCCAGCGGTTCGACGTTGGTGGGTCCAAGCTGGTGGACGACCTGGAGGACGAGTTCGCCGCCGGTGGCGGCGGTTTCTGCGACTCGTCCGACGTTGACGTGATCGTGATGTGA